DNA sequence from the Actinomycetota bacterium genome:
AGATCATGATTATGATGCGTAAAGCACCATACGGGACGATATACTCATTTGAGGGCCTAGAATCGGTATTGATTATGGGCGCGTACGAGCAGGATATCACGATGATATTCATCGACGACGGCGTCTATTCGATAAAGAAGGGGATGGACACCTCAGCGGTAGGCATTAAAGATTTCTCGCCGACATTTAGGGTTCTTGAGATGTACGATATCGAGAAGCTCTATGTGGACAGGGAATCGATGGAGGCCAGGGGCTTGACGGCGGATGACTTGATTGTCGGGGCCGAAGTGGTCGACACAGAGACCATAACCAAGCTTATGGAAGAGCAAGACGTGGTATTGCCGTTTTAGTGACGGTTTTAAGTGTTAATTCTAGTCGGAGATGAGGAGGCACGATGCTTCATTTAGTAAATAGGTCGCCATATGTTTCAACCAGCCTGGACAGTTGCGTCAAATTCGCCAAGAAAGGCTCGCCGATTCTGCTCATAGAGGACGCGGTCTACGGAGCGATGGCGGGAACCGCGCTCGAGAAAAAGATGGAGTCCATCATGAAGGACTTTACTGTTTATGCTTTAAAAGAAGACCTTTTGGCGCGGGGCGTGGTTAACGTCATTGCCGGGATCAAAGAGGTAGACTACACCGGGTTTGTCGACCTTGTCGAAGAGCATAAACCGACGACCTGGACCTAGGTTTTATCGCCTTCGAAGAAGCGTGAGCACCAACTCGTCTATCTTGTCGAGGATGTCCTTGAAGGGACCACCAAAGCTCTTCGTGTTTGAAAAAAGCTTTTCCCTCAAGGCCCGTATCTCGGGGTCGTCGCTTTTTAGCGGTGTGATATATCCTTGCCCGATAGCTCTTTCTTCAAGTTCGAGCAGCTTTTTGGCGTCGTCGGCAAAGGATAAGACTCGCGGGTAGGCTTCTTCGAGCGCGCTCCCAAGATGTATATTATTCCCGGTCTCTTCCGCCACCAGCTCGGAGAGCGCTCGCAGCATGATAAAGAGCGTGCAATATTCGATGCCCCTGACACCGCGCCGCCACTGGATAATCCAAGGGTTTCTCCAAAACCACAGACCGAGCTTCTCACCGAAACCTATGAGGTCGAGCGCGGTAGCCTCTAAGGCTTGGGCCGCGGTGACGGCTTTTGTGCTATCACCGGTGACAGGGGAGGGTGCGGCTTTGGCTTGGCCGCTCGGCGCGTGCTTTTTCGACAGCGGGCTTTTGCCTGCCCCGAGATATGAGAGCATGTTAAGGAGGACGGCGTGCCCCAGGCTGTCGCCGGGTGTCTCGAAGTGGAGGTAGGATAAGAGCACTCTGCCGTCACCGTAGGTCGTCTCGATAACCGCCGGTTCGCCTTGGATGCGCGCCGGGTTCAAGTTGGTTCGGTACTCACGTTCATGTTTATCCCA
Encoded proteins:
- the tusB gene encoding sulfurtransferase complex subunit TusB → MLHLVNRSPYVSTSLDSCVKFAKKGSPILLIEDAVYGAMAGTALEKKMESIMKDFTVYALKEDLLARGVVNVIAGIKEVDYTGFVDLVEEHKPTTWT
- the tusC gene encoding sulfurtransferase complex subunit TusC, whose translation is MDNLLSDMRKIMIMMRKAPYGTIYSFEGLESVLIMGAYEQDITMIFIDDGVYSIKKGMDTSAVGIKDFSPTFRVLEMYDIEKLYVDRESMEARGLTADDLIVGAEVVDTETITKLMEEQDVVLPF